One window of Medicago truncatula cultivar Jemalong A17 chromosome 2, MtrunA17r5.0-ANR, whole genome shotgun sequence genomic DNA carries:
- the LOC11421605 gene encoding uncharacterized protein translates to MKMKMKKEEESTVQMECLTSIDSTTLTHSELQALSLSSLSSFDLNSTREIVTPKIDPSTFNHSAGSHRTYSRPHRRCRVAPPLLPTPTLPSDHRIIIDYLKQFIREDPKFDTVELRNPSIPEVKEFPLALPAGEVRKRKRGRKPKVKAHLEEEIVNKNGVVIDFAALSEVEHPFAAEIARRTEGLKEEEELLGFLSDLVGQWGSRRRKRRIVDASDFGDVLPLGWKLLLSLKRKDGRAWIYCRRYISPNGQQFLSCKEVSSYLQSLFGHADAQLQITQRSENILPELRVTTENVSNPAAASVARKEQDQRQIVATNSDASGLSVYNERFKEIALLEMDNLADVQIRDLFECHKCSMTFDEKDAYLQHLLSIHQKTTRRYRLGSSVSDGVIIKDGKFECQFCHKVFLEKRRYNSHVGIHVRNYLRRAEDLPGQPNVLGAEESPVTDETPSRITKMDALIEIAQNSIIEDSVREPYCSSTLNTIPVSEIAVGDLDEDINAESPFGEQKMEKSLTGTNVVSDLNQQGSPRLPMDGTIEEIDANNRVVDAKMVSFLDNMGLLSVNKKNVDAPDTSEGKGDVALTVEGFDRSGSELQGASQSPLLHSSGNHMKPGSKKSENSGCTKTRGDLKLDEDSSNKSDLKIGLDSCKDVPGVSNVHVTAMPTSTENVVQSKVSNPSVSPEQSLDSFSAFSSDKGFPELRLEDIGSLEYDFASVPGSLDVSTELANDIVVQGTCTSSAHSASQEVMLNMDYKNQLTTTCVWCGIEFNHDAVNSEIQSDSVGFMCPVCKAKISGQINVLDSGSPNAGHL, encoded by the exons atgaagatgaagatgaagaaggaagaagaatcAACGGTTCAAATGGAATGTTTAACTTCAATTGATTCAACAACTCTCACACATTCAGAGCTTCAagcactttctctctcttctctctcctccTTCGACCTCAATTCTACACGCGAAATCGTCACTCCTAAAATCgatccatcaaccttcaaccaCAGCGCTGGCTCCCACCGCACCTACTCCCGTCCTCACCGTCGATGTCGCGTCGCACCTCCGCTTCTTCCTACTCCCACTCTCCCCTCCGACCACCGCATCATCATCGATTACCTCAAACAGTTCATCAGAGAAGATCCCAAGTTCGACACGGTCGAGCTTCGGAATCCTTCAATTCCTGAGGTGAAGGAATTTCCATTGGCATTGCCTGCTGGTGAAgtgaggaagaggaagagaggGAGGAAACCTAAAGTGAAAGCGCATTTGGAGGAAGAGATTGTGAATAAAAACGGTGTTGTGATTGATTTTGCTGCTTTATCGGAGGTTGAGCATCCTTTTGCTGCGGAGATTGCGAGAAGGACGGAAGGGTTAAAGGAGGAAGAGGAGTTGTTAGGGTTTTTGAGTGATTTGGTTGGGCAGTGGGGAAGTAGAAGGAGGAAGAGGAGGATTGTTGATGCTTCTGATTTTGGTGATGTGTTGCCTTTGGGATGGAAGCTTCTTCTTAGTTTGAAGAGGAAAGATGGTCGTGCTTGGATTTATTGCCGCAGATATATAAG TCCTAATGGACAGCAGTTTCTGTCTTGCAAAGAAGTTTCTTCCTATCTGCAGTCTCTTTTTGGTCATGCTGATGCACAGTTACAAATCACTCAAAGAAGTGAAAATATACTTCCGGAACTGAGAGTGACTACTGAAAATGTAAGTAACCCTGCTGCTGCTTCTGTTGCCCGCAAGGAGCAGGACCAACGACAGATTGTTGCCACTAACTCAGATGCGTCTGGTTTGTCCGTCTATAATGAACGATTCAAGGAAATTGCCTTGTTGGAGATGGATAACCTTGCAGATGTGCAAATACGTGATTTGTTTGAATGTCACAAGTGCAGCATGACCTTTGATGAGAAGGATGCGTATTTGCAGCACCTGTTGTCTATTCATCAGAAGACGACGAGGCGGTATCGACTTGGTTCATCTGTTTCAGATGGAGTTATAATTAAAGATGGAAAGTTTGAGTGCCAGTTCTGTCATAAAGTGTTTTTGGAAAAGCGTCGCTACAATAGTCATGTTGGGATTCATGTTAGGAATTATTTGAGGAGAGCTGAAGATTTGCCGGGTCAGCCTAACGTCCTGGGAGCAGAAGAGTCTCCGGTCACGGATGAGACACCTTCAAGGATCACGAAGATGGATGCCCTCATCGAAATTGCTCAAAACTCTATTATAGAGGATTCTGTCAGGGAACCATATTGTTCCTCTACACTAAATACGATACCTGTTTCAGAAATTGCGGTTGGCGACTTAGATGAAGATATAAATGCTGAGTCTCCATTCGGTGAACAGAAAATGGAAAAGAGCTTGACTGGCACAAATGTAGTTAGTGATCTAAATCAGCAAGGTAGTCCTCGTTTACCCATGGATGGAACAATAGAGGAAATTGATGCTAATAACCGAGTTGTTGATGCAAAGATGGTTAGTTTTCTAGATAACATGGGGTTGTTATctgtaaataagaaaaatgtcgATGCACCTGATACTTCTGAAGGTAAAGGTGATGTGGCGCTGACTGTTGAAGGGTTTGATCGTTCTGGGAGTGAACTGCAAGGAGCTTCTCAAAGTCCCTTGCTTCATTCATCTGGGAATCACATGAAACCTGGATCCAAGAAGAGTGAAAATTCTGGTTGCACTAAAACTAGGGGGGATCTTAAACTTGATGAAGACAGTAGCAATAAGAGTGACTTGAAAATTGGTTTAGATAGCTGCAAAGATGTACCTGGTGTTTCTAATGTTCATGTGACAGCAATGCCAACTTCTACAGAAAATGTGGTCCAATCTAAGGTTTCTAACCCCTCGGTATCCCCAGAACAATCTTTGGATTCTTTTTCTGCATTCAGCTCCGACAAG GGGTTCCCGGAATTGAGGTTAGAAGATATTGGTTCTCTCGAGTATGATTTTGCAAGTGTTCCAGGTTCTCTTGATGTGTCAACTGAATTGGCAAATGACATAGTGGTGCAAGGGACATGTACATCCTCAGCTCATTCTGCATCACAAGAAGTTATGTTAAATATGGATTACAAAAATCAGCTCACAACCACATGTGTATGGTGTGGAATAGAGTTTAACCATGATGCTGTTAATTCTGAAATACAATCAGATTCTGTTGGATTCATGTGTCCAGTTTGCAAGGCAAAAATCTCTGGTCAAATCAATGTGTTGGACAGTGGATCACCAAATGCTGGCCATCTTTAG